The following proteins come from a genomic window of Pocillopora verrucosa isolate sample1 chromosome 6, ASM3666991v2, whole genome shotgun sequence:
- the LOC131797573 gene encoding uncharacterized protein, with amino-acid sequence MDRAKGASDEKLNQTRAECKKYQEELVTIKHTLAERDWEKENLAHEVTSCKNTANVLQKEKEELEEELEKEFASLQQEMASMSTAVIQRSTLEDNEQLLAAKQEAAHWEESYNCLLQEKENFQNDLVEIQDKLANIQAEYERSQRELMSCSKNYKIKVSKLEMQLQSATKQRENFKAQLSDSRDELRQNKDTHSLLQKKLLEIQQQADNAKEQFSAKQRQVEKLEVANKDLVSRMEDLKEEMKKQRMSLELHATQKKGVETELNLSQSKVTELDTGLQSVKTEKDDLQRQLFAVSSKLTTTEETNRKILERMTELEMENSKLRDTVSELESEIFAQGRKVSQLGPSYAQAQDDNERLSIKLEESSIKISQLESSYEGVVSEKDGLREELTLSERRITETKSLLQKTEDVCNALEEKMAAMKSQMFKCEGQRESQSKQKANLKAELEEERSKVTKLKAELARIKSRYDEFQRNADLKLKESGNKDKTIENLRASVMAHELKTESLLSEVTKLQAQIEITEEEKRELREETLDAQKRVRDAAAENRQTSEENEKLNLEVQSFYERLSELQASFNACEREKFDFQHQTMALQ; translated from the exons ATGGATAGGGCAAAGGGTGCCTCAGATGAAAAACTAAATCAGACACGAGCAGAATgcaaaaaatatcaagaagaaCTGGTAACGATTAAGCACACTCTTGCGGAGAGAGACTGGGAGAAGGAGAATCTCGCGCACGAGGTGACCTCGTGTAAGAACACCGCTAATGtcttacaaaaggaaaaggAGGAGTTGGAGGAGGAGTTGGAGAAAGAGTTTGCGAGTCTGCAGCAAGAGATGGCGTCCATGTCAACGGCAGTTATCCAAAGATCCACACTGGAGGATAATGAACAACTCCTTGCTGCGAAACAAGAAGCTGCCCACTGGGAGGAGAGTTACAACTGTTTActgcaagagaaggaaaactttcagaatGATTTAGTGGAGATACAAGACAAACTCGCCAATATTCAGGCAGAATACGAGAGGTCACAGAGGGAACTGATGAGTTGcagtaaaaattacaaaattaag GTATCAAAACTGGAGATGCAGTTACAAAGCGCAaccaaacagagagaaaatttcaaGGCACAGCTAAGTGATTCGCGCGATGAACTACGCCAAAACAAAGATACACACTCTCTACTGCAGAAGAAACTCCTCGAGATACAACAACAAGCTGACAACGCTAAGGAACAATTTTCAGCTAAACAACGCCAAGTAGAAAAACTTGAAGTCGCCAACAAAGATCTCGTGTCTAGGATGGAAGATTTAAAGGAGGAGATGAAGAAACAGAGAATGTCTTTGGAATTGCATGCCACgcaaaaaaaaggtgttgaaacaGAGTTGAACTTGTCGCAGTCAAAAGTTACCGAGTTGGATACTGGTTTACAAtcagtaaaaactgaaaaagatgaTCTCCAGAGACAGCTATTTGCTGTGTCAAGTAAGCTTACAACTACGGAAGAGACTAATAGGAAGATTCTTGAGAGAATGACAGAACTTGAAATGGAGAATTCGAAACTGCGCGATACTGTTTCGGAACTAGAATCAGAAATATTTGCTCAAGGAAGAAAAGTATCACAGTTGGGACCTAGTTATGCTCAGGCCCAAGATGATAACGAAAGGCTTAGTATTAAACTTGAAGAATCTTCAATTAAAATTAGTCAGCTGGAGTCCAGTTACGAAGGAGTAGTTAGCGAGAAAGATGGACTACGGGAAGAGCTCACTTTATCTGAACGACGAATTACTGAGACAAAGTCTCTATTACAGAAAACTGAAGATGTTTGCAACGCGTTAGAAGAGAAGATGGCAGCAATGAAAAGTCAGATGTTTAAGTGTGAAGGGCAAAGAGAAAGTCAGTCTAAACAGAAGGCAAACCTAAAAGCCGAGCTGGAGGAAGAGAGGTCCAAGGTCACAAAATTAAAAGCAGAGCTTGCAAGAATAAAAAGTCGTTATGATGAGTTTCAGAGAAACGCAGATCTAAAGCTAAAGGAGTCCGGCAACAAAGATAAAACTATCGAGAATTTGAGAGCCTCCGTGATGGCGCACGAGCTGAAGACAGAATCTCTACTCAGTGAGGTTACCAAACTCCAAGCACAGATTGAGATAACggaagaagagaaaagagaacTGCGAGAGGAGACTTTAGACGCGCAGAAAAGAGTCCGAGATGCGGCTGCCGAAAACCGACAGACGTCTGAAGAGAACGAAAAATTAAACCTTGAGGTTCAGTCGTTTTACGAAAGATTATCCGAGCTACAAGCCTCTTTCAACGCATGTGAGCGTGAAAAGTTCGATTTCCAACACCAAACCATGGCTTTACAGTAG
- the LOC136281926 gene encoding early endosome antigen 1-like: MREMSEKEKKMLHNDLVSKQEGYSRAQALYEATLKRKEQLEVELNTAQNQIASMELSLKRSAAADKARELDHERSRASELAKQLATYKSKVSSLESLSELTKNDIQGVLDELEEAENKMSVLKQELEETVANKEEREQKLSLLEKQNSELEQEVLMCRQIKERSEEELHLMRTRIAKYESQIETIQDQRAQLKEQLDANSAKLVCDKDQIMRLESQVIEEKKIKETVNKEIVRKEQLADELQVKIRSTEAELEKAKNELITIKVTNEGLRAEKSEYEGRLTSFREKLQQRETEVFALRDSVMRLEQELSSSKLRTSSLEARISNLELDKNDYKTRWEESQSGLARLKTDLKVCHSQIQDKERSCETLLLELKEKEAALEKAMNDKIIMETAVSALQQDLDIMKANYERTLYRQSQDRESSLRKKIDDYKIKIKRLEAENRNTQQESMEHNREISLLQRRTQEYELKIEKFEQEKRALKEELIGQHGKLSDLEVKYEYEIREKDSVKRQLENALQRVSASREEFLENDKQLIEQRIGADTIKKEMDEKVLMIDQLKASKLYLEESIQSLKQTLAASREECKRMKVERDRLQQEILTLEASNTEYETRIQKQAHERDRVKLEHQSALSKIASLEHHVMEQNRETESLCGKVEEWKNNSLIHQESKVTAEEHIADLEANIDRLKTEAIKKDADTRELHGRYVKLEIETDALRKKLYRFETENGGLAEQSRSLEARKKSLSRREADESASSVLQEKVSNLETEIKMQKRKIVDLEASSREYVAKEGELQESLYAARDKVSKWESKYSVVVARKNEIEQDLIALQKEFTPLKDDHRHSVVQLETVHGEMQEAKNKVLKLEMEVNSADNMRRQLELRVQEYIEKLKNRDNELLTAQRGLQEARLLLEHRGVTREENGYSSANDNQKLQKDVFALQQELNSTQGLLTSAIREKDESCKEVFNLKRVVTELQGKLEASQQEILELQTSVTGYQRKMTTSDEGFQKALLEQLTIKTQLDEANKKVAYNKEEFYETQRELSSLRGLVENYKKELANKDSFYRQQGTKVRLLEEELRSFKLRIANGSNDYHTMNQELAKLRLKLDEKDNCILSSEENVKRLIQENSKLRFEISDVQALETKQRHDYNESRHKTECLQEEIISLREKMSYLEAQSSTKEEELQDCRKESLMLKRTNFEIKSRYESLQRQTQQLQEELSVSKAKLSIVEQDETKNSSHIFFSSGTMKDGPIGENTTHLVWRIEESTREISLLERKVLDLEAKLAAVSQEKERLECEVIWRAKRIDDLEGRVLKDAKHEANTNDIELKLNALEHDLNAAKNTIARLQNERDAYEKKIKTSDEKVISAEHKVLQMESAYRLSQERFDSEHKKFLEAQRRLSVQATSVGTSKLESLDNELQVQLRKENEMKRLIDEAKKRNDTLTAELVSNGNDGRNSDALSRERVLACSLQNENDLLKKELSQYMDSYHRAYKEKQKLATEFHDLQLQMSRWETSYHGIKREKDDLYFQLTELQKRFDQLQESSQTEKQVIRYVGSTGVTDQNIGIQKLKDEKGRLSGEVASLNLLLSSYKEKLDSLHSEKVQLHANLEDSKRKVFNLEQANHTLTTEKRRLEHQVSMTPEINNNRSEELDRSLQSERFQECIYELEKETRKLKAENDYHQKIMEKKDANLSELRSQILSWQKEVEKLEKELFVAKEAYEKSDRRMREIFSSQHEPLTVEDLRGLVSASPILSMRSISVTEQSISGRNLTGDRSISLSNIYPLDSFSSSIHF, translated from the exons ATGCGGGAAATGAgtgaaaaggagaagaaaatgtTACACAATGACCTTGTGAGTAAACAGGAGGGGTACTCAAGAGCACAGGCCCTTTATGAAGCAACGTTAAAACGTAAAGAGCAGCTAGAGGTAGAACTCAATACAGCACAGAACCAGATTGCGAGCATGGAATTGTCTTTGAAGAGGTCTGCAGCCGCTGACAAGGCTAGAGAACTGGATCACGAGCGATCGCGGGCAAGTGAGCTTGCCAAACAATTAGCAACATATAAAAGCAAAGTCAGCTCACTGGAGTCTCTGTCTGAGCTTACGAAGAACGACATTCAAGGCGTCCTCGACGAATTAGAAGaagcagaaaacaaaatgtctgTTTTGAAGCAAGAGCTGGAAGAGACGGTGGCAAATAAAGAAGAACGGGAGCAAAAACTAAGCCTTTTGGAGAAACAGAACTCTGAGCTTGAACAAGAAGTTTTGATGTGTCgacaaattaaagaaagatcAGAAGAAGAACTTCATCTTATGAGAACGAGGATCGCAAAATATGAATCACAAATCGAGACTATTCAAGATCAGAGAGCACAGCTCAAGGAACAACTTGATGCAAACAGCGCTAAGCTTGTTTGTGATAAAGATCAAATTATGCGACTGGAGAGCCAGGTTATCGAAGAAAAGAAGATTAAAGAAACCGTTAACAAAGAGATTGTCAGGAAAGAGCAACTCGCGGACGAACTTCAAGTGAAAATCAGATCTACAGAAGCAGAATTAGAGAAggcaaaaaatgaacttattaccATAAAAGTGACAAATGAGGGGCTGAGAGCAGAGAAAAGCGAGTACGAAGGCAGGTTAACATCTTTCCGAGAGAAACTTCAACAACGTGAGACAGAAGTGTTTGCGCTTAGAGACTCAGTCATGAGGTTAGAGCAAGAACTAAGTAGTTCTAAATTAAGGACTTCGAGTTTAGAAGCCCGGATATCGAACCTTGAACTTGATAAAAATGACTACAAAACCCGATGGGAGGAGTCCCAAAGCGGACTTGCAAGGCTAAAGACGGATTTAAAGGTTTGTCACAGCCAGATCCAAGATAAGGAGAGATCGTGTGAAACTTTACTCTTAGagttaaaggaaaaagaggCTGCTTTAGAAAAGGCTATGAATGACAAAATCATTATGGAAACGGCCGTATCAGCATTGCAACAGGACTTGGATATCATGAAAGCTAATTATGAAAGAA CGTTATATCGGCAAAGTCAAGATAGAGAAAGTTCACtgcgaaagaaaattgatgacTACAAGATTAAGATTAAAAGACTCGAGGCTGAGAATAGAAATACTCAACAGGAAAGTATGGAACACAACCGCGAGATCAGCCTCCTTCAGAGAAGAACACAAGAGTATGAGCTGAAAATCGAGAAATTCGAACAAGAGAAGAGAGCTTTGAAAGAAGAGCTGATTGGGCAGCATGGGAAATTGTCCGATCTGGAAGTGAAATATGAATATGAGATCCGTGAGAAGGACTCAGTCAAACGCCAACTTGAAAATGCACTTCAAAGAGTATCAGCGAGCCGAGAAGAGTTTTTAGAAAACGATAAACAACTTATAGAGCAAAGAATCGGAGCAGACACCATAAAGAAAGAGATGGACGAGAAGGTTCTCATGATCGACCAACTGAAAGCTAGCAAACTCTACTTAGAGGAAAGCATCCAGagtttaaaacaaactttagcTGCATCTCGAGAAGAATGCAAAAGAATGAAGGTTGAGAGGGACCGCTTACAACAGGAAATTTTGACCCTTGAAGCGTCCAACACAGAATACGAAACACGAATCCAAAAGCAAGCCCATGAAAGAGATCGAGTAAAACTCGAGCATCAGTCTGCTTTGTCGAAGATAGCGTCACTGGAACATCACGTAATGGAACAAAATAGAGAGACTGAATCACTTTGTGGAAAGGTGGAAGAATGGAAGAACAATTCATTGATACATCAAGAAAGTAAAGTGACAGCAGAGGAGCACATTGCGGATCTAGAGGCCAACATAGATCGACTTAAGACCGAGGCCATCAAGAAAGATGCAGATACAAGAGAGCTTCACGGAAGGTATGTTAAACTGGAAATCGAAACTGATGCTCTGAGGAAGAAACTATACAGGTTCGAAACGGAGAATGGTGGGCTGGCTGAACAAAGCAGAAGTCTTGAGGCTCGGAAGAAGTCTTTATCACGACGTGAGGCTGATGAAAGTGCAAGTTCTGttttacaagaaaaagtttcaaatcttGAAACAGAGATCAAgatgcaaaaaaggaaaattgtcgATTTGGAAGCCAGCAGCCGAGAATATGTTGCAAAAGAAGGGGAACTGCAAGAAAGTTTGTACGCAGCTCGTGACAAAGTTTCAAAGTGGGAATCGAAATACAGCGTGGTCGTAGCGAGAAAAAACGAGATAGAACAAGACCTCATTGCACTGCAAAAAGAATTCACTCCGTTAAAGGATGATCATCGTCATTCTGTTGTCCAGTTGGAAACTGTTCATGGCGAAATGCAAGAGGCTAAAAACAAGGTCTTAAAATTGGAAATGGAGGTAAATTCAGCTGATAATATGCGAAGGCAGTTAGAGCTTAGAGTTCAAGAGTACATAGAAAAGCTCAAAAACAGAGACAATGAGCTGTTAACAGCTCAGCGCGGTTTGCAAGAGGCCCGATTGCTTCTTGAACACAGAGGCGTGACAAGGGAAGAAAATGGATACAGCTCGGCAAATGACAACCAAAAGcttcaaaaggatgttttcgCGCTCCAGCAGGAGTTAAATAGCACACAGGGTTTATTGACATCAGCAATTAGGGAAAAAGATGAATCCTGCAAAGAAGTGTTTAACCTAAAGAGAGTTGTCACAGAGCTGCAAGGAAAACTGGAAGCATCACAACAGGAGATTCTAGAACTCCAAACTAGCGTCACTGGTTACCAGAGAAAAATGACAACGTCTGATGAAGGATTCCAGAAGGCACTTCTTGAGCAATTGACGATCAAGACCCAGCTGGATGAGGCCAACAAAAAGGTTGCTTATAACAAAGAGGAATTCTATGAAACGCAGAGGGAGCTTTCCAGCCTTAGAGGTTTggttgaaaattacaaaaaggaGCTGGCGAATAAAGATAGCTTCTACAGACAGCAAGGCACGAAAGTAAGGCTCCTGGAAGAAGAATTACGATCGTTCAAGCTAAGGATCGCTAATGGAAGTAATGATTATCACACTATGAATCAAGAGTTAGCAAAACTGAGACTCAAGCTCGATGAGAaagataactgcattttaaGTTCAGAAGAAAACGTGAAGCGGCTTATTCAAGAAAACAGCAAGCTCCGTTTCGAAATATCTGACGTTCAGGCTCTTGAAACAAAGCAAAGGCACGATTACAACGAGTCAAGGCATAAGACGGAATGCCTTCAAGAAGAAATTATATCGTTGCGTGAGAAGATGTCGTACTTGGAAGCGCAGAGCTCTACTAAAGAAGAAGAACTTCAAGACTGCAGAAAAGAATCGCTTATGTTAAAGAGGACTAACTTTGAAATCAAGTCCCGTTATGAATCACTTCAGAGACAAACACAACAATTACAAGAGGAGTTGTCGGTGTCAAAAGCTAAGCTTAGCATTGTCGAACAAGATGAAACCAAGAACAGttcacacatttttttttcaagtgggACAATGAAGGATGGACCCATAGGAGAAAACACAACCCATTTGGTTTGGAGAATTGAAGAAAGTACACGTGAAATTTCTCTATTGGAAAGGAAAGTACTAGATCTTGAAGCTAAGTTAGCTGCAGTAAGTCAAGAGAAAGAGAGGCTAGAGTGTGAAGTGATTTGGAGGGCGAAAAGGATTGACGATCTCGAAGGACGGGTATTAAAGGATGCTAAGCATGAAGCAAATACAAATGATATTGAACTAAAATTGAATGCACTTGAACATGATCTTAATGCTGCCAAAAATACAATCGCACGGTTACAAAATGAGCGAGACGCATacgagaagaaaataaaaacaagtgaTGAAAAGGTCATCTCAGCTGAACATAAAGTACTTCAAATGGAATCAGCTTATCGTTTGAGTCAGGAGAGATTCGACTCAGAGCACAAGAAGTTTCTGGAGGCCCAAAGGAGGCTATCTGTACAAGCAACCTCTGTAGGCACTTCAAAATTGGAATCTTTAGACAATGAGCTTCAAGTACAGCTTCGGAAAGAGAATGAAATGAAGAGATTGATAGATGAGGCCAAAAAGAGAAATGACACTTTAACTGCTGAACTTGTCAGTAACGGAAACGACGGAAGAAATTCTGATGCACTATCTAGAGAAAGGGTGCTTGCTTGCagtcttcaaaatgaaaacgaCTTACTCAAGAAAGAATTATCACAATACATGGATAGCTACCATCGAGcgtacaaagaaaaacaaaaacttgcaaCTGAATTCCACGACCTCCAGCTTCAAATGTCTCGCTGGGAAACAAGTTACCATGGAATAAAACGAGAGAAAGACGATCTTTATTTCCAGCTTACTGAGTTACAAAAGCGGTTTGATCAGTTACAAGAATCGTCACAAACTGAGAAGCAGGTTATTCGATACGTTGGCTCTACCGGTGTCACTGATCAGAATATAGGTATACAAAAGCTTAAGGACGAGAAAGGTAGACTCTCTGGCGAGGTAGCTTCCTTAAATCTGCTGCTTTCATCTTATAAAGAAAAACTCGATTCGCTTCACTCGGAAAAAGTGCAGCTCCATGCTAACCTTGAAGACTCCAAGAGGAAGGTATTCAATCTCGAACAAGCTAACCACACCCTCACCACAGAGAAGCGTCGACTGGAGCACCAGGTTTCCATGACACCTGAGATAAACAATAATCGGTCGGAAGAATTGGATAGGAGTTTGCAGTCAGAAAGATTCCAGGAGTGTATCTACGAACTAGAAAAGGAGACAAGAAAGTTGAAAGCAGAAAATGACTATCATCAGAAGATTATGGAGAAGAAAGACGCAAACTTGAGTGAACTTCGCTCGCAAATATTATCCTGGCAGAAAGAGGTAGAGAAACTGGAGAAAGAATTGTTCGTGGCTAAAGAAGCGTATGAGAAGTCCGACAGACGAATGAGAGAAATATTCAGTTCTCAACACGAGCCCCTGACGGTTGAAGATCTTCGAGGCCTAGTCAGCGCCTCACCAATTCTAAGCATGCGCAGCATATCGGTGACCGAACAAAGCATTTCAGGGAGAAATTTGACTGGAGACCGCAGCATAAGCTTAAGTAACATTTATCCCCTAGATAGCTTTAGCAGTTCAATTCACTTTTAA